The nucleotide window GCTGCCGCTCGTGCGGCGTTTGTCGATAATGGCAAGTTCACAGCCCATGCGCTCGGCATAGCCGCGGGCTCGCTTGACATTGCCCACGTCAGGGCTGACGAGGACCGTTGATTTCGGATCGAGCGCCTTGAAGTGCTTTGTCAGCACCGGCGCGGCTTCGAGGTGGTCCACCGGGATATCGAAAAATCCCTGAATCTGCGCCGCATGAAGATCCATTGTGAGCACGCGATCCGCGCCGGCCTGCGTCAGCAGATTGCTGACGAGCTTCGCGGTGATCGGTACACGGCCTTCGTCCTTTCGATCCTGGCGGGCGTATCCGAAATAGGGCAGTACGGCGGTGATGCGCTTGGCCGAGGAGCGACGCAGACAATCCATGAACACGAGCAGTTCCATGAGATTGTCATTCACCGGCCGGCAGGTGGATTGCACGATGAACACATCGCGGCCGCGCACGTCCTCATGGAGCTTGACGAAAAGTTCGCCATCAGGAAACGTCTCGAGGTGCGCGCGGCCCGGATGCGTCTCAAGGTAATTGCAGATCTCGTCAGTCAGCGCAGGATTGGAGCGACCGCTGAAGATTCTGAGTTGTTCTGTCGGGTTGACCATACTGCAATCCGGTCACGTGCCGGCTCGTTCACTCGCAATTGGCGGCTGACGGAGTACCGACGTCGGCCTGCGGCTGATGGTGCTGGTCGACTTGCGGCCGGTCGCCGCCGTGTCGATCGCACTGAGAATCCCGGGACCCACGATCGAATCGTCTTCAACGATGGCTCCATCGCCGACATATGCGTAAGGTCCGACGATGCAGCGTGCGCCGATCCGGGCGTTCCCCTCGATATAACTGAACGGTTTGATCTCGCAGTCGTGACCGACTTGCGCTCGGCTGTCGATCCATGTGGAATCCGGATCGACAATGGTTACGCCCTGTTCCATCCAGCCGTTTTGAATCCGCCGCTGCATCAGTTTCGCGACCTCAGCCAGATCGACGCGGGAGTTGATCCCGACCGCATCGACGGCCGGCACCTGGGTCGAAGCGAGGACCGTGCCGCCGTCGGCTCGGATGATTTCGAGCAGATCAGTGATGTAATACTCGCCCTTGGCGTTGTTCGGCTGCACTTTCGGCAGAGCCGAAAGCAGGGTGGCCGCGTCAAAGCAGTAGTAGCTTGGATTCACTTCCTTGATTTCGAGCTGCTGCGGCGTGCAATCTCGATGCTCAACGATTTTCTCGAACTCGCCCGAACTGCCGCGGACGATTCGGCCGTAGCCGGTGGGATCGTCGAGGAATGTTGTCGCGATCGACGCCTTTGCGGCCGCGGCTCGATGACACTGAAGCAAGGCGCTGAGTGTTTCAGCTCGGATCATCGGCATGTCGCCGGCAATAACGATGACATCCCCAACGAAGCCCTTCAGCTTGTCCGCACACATCGAGACAGCGTGCGCCGTGCCTTTCTGTTCAACCTGTTCGACGAATGTCACGCCCGGCTCGTTCGAGAAATGCCGGATGATCGCGTCTTTCGCAAAGCCGACCACGACGTGAAAGCGGTCGAGACCGGCCGACCGACAGGCGCCGAAGACATACGACAGCATCGGTCTGCCGCATAGCTCGTGCATGACCTTCGGCAACTCGGTCTTCATCCGCGTGCTCTTGCCGGCTGCGAGAATGATGACAGCGGCCTGACGCTGGGGAATCTTGCTTTTCTGCGGGTTGTTCATGTGAATCAGTACATTCGGACACATGAATGTCGCCGGGGTTTCGCTTCGACGAAAATCCGGAGCGACCTCAGGTGTCCAATTGCGCCGGCCTTCCCGGCGCCGGACAACGACTACCCGGCGAGGACTCGAACCTCGACAAGCAGGACCAAAACCTGCTGTGCTACCATTACACTACCGGGTAATGGGCGTTATTCGGTTTTCCCTGCATGCAGCGACGACATGGCCGCGATTTCGAGGCTCGGGACAACTGGCCCGGGGCCCAAGGTTCGCTACCATTGATGAGACGCGGCTGCGAAGGTGCTCTCCAAGGCTAGTACGTCCGGCCGCGTTGCTGGACGCCCTTTGACCGCCATCACACTTCGGCTACTTCGGTCTGCCCTCAGGTCGAGCGAGCAGGGCAATATACCCTGTGCGCTGCTGGTGTCAATGGGTCGATATGCAACGGAAGGCTCCGTGCAGTGTGACGTCCGTAACTTTCCTCCCATGCAATGGATACGCTGGTCTAAGCTTCGGTCCGTTGATCTGTGCTTGAAAACAGACCGACTGGTCGGTATAGTAAGGCTATGGACCAGATTCCCAAGGAAACTGCGAAGGAAAGGATCATCCGCCAGGCGATCGAGCTGTTTCGTCGGACCGGATTTCTCGCGACGACGGTGGATCAGGTCTGCGCGGCTGCCGGGGTGAGCAAGGGAGCGTTTTTTCACCACTTCGGCAGCAAGGAGGAGTTGGCGGAAGCCTGCCTGTCGCGTTGGTGTTCGATGCTCCAGGAAATGGAGCAGGAAGCGCCCTTCTGCAGACACCCGGATCCGCTGGAAAAGCTGAAAGGCGCGATGGAATTCCATATCGGGGTCTTTGAGTCGCCCGACGTCATCAAGTCGTGCCTCGCCGGAACGACCGTTCAAGAAGTCTCCGAGACTCACCCACGACTGCGCGAAGCGTCCAATGCGTGCTTTACAGCCGGCAGGATCCGTTTTGCCGCGTTGATCGACGGGGCTGCTGCGGCCTGTGGAAAGCCGGTCGATTCGTCATCGATGGCGGCGCTGTGGCTCGCGACGATGCAGGGGGCGCTTCTGCTTTACAAGGCCTCGAACGATTCTATGGTGATTCGGAGCACGCTGTCGCAGGTTCGCGATTACATCATTTGTCAATTGTCAGCGTCGGATGCGAGTAAGCATGTCGGCGAAGTCTCTTCATCCCCAGATAGCGAGGATTCAAAATGACCGTGGCCAGTCTGTTTTTGCAGGAGTTTGAGCAGGAGAGCCGTACGACTCACAGATTCCTGGAGCGCACCCCTGAAGACAAGCTGAATTGGCGGCCGCATGAAAAGTCCATGACCGTCGGTCAGTTGGCGCTGCACATCGCGGCTGCGCCGGGCGCCATCATCGAGATGGCCATTCAGAATGACGTGGCCGCACCTGATTTCAGCCGGCCCGCGCCTCAGCCTGCAAGCAAGGCGGAGATCATGGCGGCTTTCGCGATGAGCGTTTCGGCGGTGAAGACGAGCCTCCCGACGATTTCCGATGCGGCCATGCAGGAAACATGGAGGGCGCTTCGCGGCGACAAGGTGCTGTTTGAAATGCCCCGCGCGGCGTTTGTTCGCAGCATTCTGCTCAATCACATCTACCATCATCGAGGTCAGTTCGGAGTCTATCTTCGATTGCTCGGCGCGCAGGTACCGTCGAGCTACGGCCCGAGCGCGGACGAGACGCCGGGCGGTTGACAAACCGAGTCGCGGATTTCCCTTGGGCGGTCAGTTGATTTCAACCGTCAGACCAGTCTTGCCCCCGCAAGCCGTCGGCAGTTCTTTTGCGATTCCCGATGCTCCGGTGGATCATGAGCGGGGCCGGATATAGCGGACAGCCGCGGGAAAATCCGCCTCCACCGGACCAGTTCGGACCCAGTCCGACGGGTTCCACTCCGGAAAGAAGGTGTCACCGGGGAAATCCCCTTCGATGGTGGTGATGAACAGTTCGTCGGCCCGATCGATCGTTGAGGCGTAGAGTTGGCCGCCACCGATGATGAAGGCAGTCTCCTCGCTTCGTCGGCGGCACAGTTCGACAGCGTCGTCGACAGTTCGGACCACATCGAGGCACGTTTGATCGGGAGACCTCCGCGCGGCCTCATCGTCGGGGCTGAACAGCACGGCGATGGCCGGATCGCCGCTCTGTGTGAGTGACTTCGCGACCTTTGGCCGATAGCCAGCGTGTCGTGTGATGATGATGTTTCGGCGGCGGGGCAGAGGGCGCCCCATTGATTCGTAAGTCTTGCGTCCCATGATCACTGCGTGGCCTTGGGTGGTGCGTTTGAAGAACTTCAGATCCTCCGGAACATGCCAGGGCAGTCGGCCGTCCTTGCCGATCACTCGGTCGGCAGTCATGGCGACGATAATGATGATCTTCATGCCGTATTTGTAACGCGGGGGGCGGCGGGAGCAAACGGGCCGAATTCGTGTTGTTGATCGGAACGCCGGGCGTGG belongs to Phycisphaerae bacterium and includes:
- a CDS encoding bifunctional N-acetylglucosamine-1-phosphate uridyltransferase/glucosamine-1-phosphate acetyltransferase produces the protein MCPNVLIHMNNPQKSKIPQRQAAVIILAAGKSTRMKTELPKVMHELCGRPMLSYVFGACRSAGLDRFHVVVGFAKDAIIRHFSNEPGVTFVEQVEQKGTAHAVSMCADKLKGFVGDVIVIAGDMPMIRAETLSALLQCHRAAAAKASIATTFLDDPTGYGRIVRGSSGEFEKIVEHRDCTPQQLEIKEVNPSYYCFDAATLLSALPKVQPNNAKGEYYITDLLEIIRADGGTVLASTQVPAVDAVGINSRVDLAEVAKLMQRRIQNGWMEQGVTIVDPDSTWIDSRAQVGHDCEIKPFSYIEGNARIGARCIVGPYAYVGDGAIVEDDSIVGPGILSAIDTAATGRKSTSTISRRPTSVLRQPPIASERAGT
- a CDS encoding dihydrofolate reductase; its protein translation is MKIIIIVAMTADRVIGKDGRLPWHVPEDLKFFKRTTQGHAVIMGRKTYESMGRPLPRRRNIIITRHAGYRPKVAKSLTQSGDPAIAVLFSPDDEAARRSPDQTCLDVVRTVDDAVELCRRRSEETAFIIGGGQLYASTIDRADELFITTIEGDFPGDTFFPEWNPSDWVRTGPVEADFPAAVRYIRPRS
- a CDS encoding TetR/AcrR family transcriptional regulator, with protein sequence MDQIPKETAKERIIRQAIELFRRTGFLATTVDQVCAAAGVSKGAFFHHFGSKEELAEACLSRWCSMLQEMEQEAPFCRHPDPLEKLKGAMEFHIGVFESPDVIKSCLAGTTVQEVSETHPRLREASNACFTAGRIRFAALIDGAAAACGKPVDSSSMAALWLATMQGALLLYKASNDSMVIRSTLSQVRDYIICQLSASDASKHVGEVSSSPDSEDSK
- a CDS encoding ribose-phosphate pyrophosphokinase, which produces MVNPTEQLRIFSGRSNPALTDEICNYLETHPGRAHLETFPDGELFVKLHEDVRGRDVFIVQSTCRPVNDNLMELLVFMDCLRRSSAKRITAVLPYFGYARQDRKDEGRVPITAKLVSNLLTQAGADRVLTMDLHAAQIQGFFDIPVDHLEAAPVLTKHFKALDPKSTVLVSPDVGNVKRARGYAERMGCELAIIDKRRTSGSTAMVNNIIGHVEGKDVLMIDDMIATAGTLCEAARIVREHGARSVRGAATHAVFAGPAFDRLEKAPFNSISVANTIPVTNEARQRLPNLTVLSVAEILGEAIARIHKHQSVSSLFMKS
- a CDS encoding DinB family protein; this translates as MTVASLFLQEFEQESRTTHRFLERTPEDKLNWRPHEKSMTVGQLALHIAAAPGAIIEMAIQNDVAAPDFSRPAPQPASKAEIMAAFAMSVSAVKTSLPTISDAAMQETWRALRGDKVLFEMPRAAFVRSILLNHIYHHRGQFGVYLRLLGAQVPSSYGPSADETPGG